A part of Candidatus Deferrimicrobium borealis genomic DNA contains:
- a CDS encoding DUF3467 domain-containing protein produces MEGPQKPMEIQVTFPEHLKGGVYSNSMTVTHTREEFVLDFMMVAPPAGSVTARIILSPGHAKRVVAALSENVRKYEGTHGTIFTAEEPQGKIGIN; encoded by the coding sequence ATGGAAGGACCGCAGAAGCCGATGGAGATCCAGGTGACGTTCCCGGAACACCTCAAGGGGGGCGTCTACTCCAACAGCATGACCGTGACCCACACCCGCGAGGAGTTCGTGCTGGATTTCATGATGGTCGCCCCGCCCGCCGGCTCGGTCACCGCGAGGATCATCCTCTCCCCCGGCCACGCCAAACGGGTCGTCGCGGCGCTCTCGGAAAACGTCAGGAAGTACGAGGGGACGCACGGGACGATCTTCACGGCCGAGGAGCCGCAGGGGAAGATCGGCATCAACTAG
- a CDS encoding thioredoxin domain-containing protein encodes MLKEYGGGVRLVVKHLPYRYRDYSRIAAEASLAARDQGKFREMHLLLLDRSPKLDRESLLRYAKELELDVPRFTKDLDTMRHQTEIERDLKLGETLGLYNTPTIFINGVKLLGDRPIEEYMTVIDRELKAAGTGGKNR; translated from the coding sequence ATCCTCAAGGAGTACGGCGGCGGTGTCCGCCTCGTGGTGAAGCACCTGCCGTACCGGTACCGGGACTATTCGCGCATCGCCGCGGAGGCGTCGCTCGCGGCGCGCGACCAGGGGAAGTTCCGGGAGATGCACCTCCTCCTGCTCGACCGGTCGCCGAAGCTGGACCGGGAAAGCCTCCTCCGCTACGCGAAAGAACTGGAGCTCGACGTCCCCCGCTTCACGAAGGACCTGGACACGATGCGGCACCAGACGGAGATCGAACGGGATCTGAAGCTCGGGGAAACGCTCGGCCTGTACAACACGCCGACGATCTTCATCAACGGGGTGAAGCTCCTGGGGGACCGGCCGATCGAAGAGTACATGACGGTCATCGACAGGGAGCTCAAGGCCGCCGGAACGGGAGGGAAGAACCGGTGA
- a CDS encoding agmatine deiminase family protein: protein MPAEWEPHEATWIGWPHNRSDWPGKFAAIPWVYGEIARAIAPGETVRILVESKAHEAKAARLLSRVGVDPSRVAFFRFPTDRGWTRDFGPVFVRRERPKREVAVAGFGFNAWARYPNWRKDAGIAARAAKALGVKFLPVRFRGKRVVLEGGAIEVNGRGTLIATEECLLDSVTQVRNPGLSRKGMEEVLRAFLGVTNVIWLGKGIAGDDTHGHVDDLCRFTGPRTVVLCREGDPKDENHRVLEENRERLESSRLENGSRPEVVALPMPAPLRFDGIRVPASYANFYVCNAAVLVPTFNDPNDRIALGILSELFRDRPVVGIHAVDLVWGFGTLHCLTQQQPAAASEPR, encoded by the coding sequence ATGCCCGCAGAGTGGGAGCCGCACGAGGCGACCTGGATCGGCTGGCCGCACAACCGCTCCGACTGGCCCGGAAAGTTCGCGGCCATCCCCTGGGTCTACGGGGAGATCGCGCGGGCGATCGCCCCCGGCGAGACCGTCAGGATTCTGGTCGAGTCGAAGGCGCACGAGGCGAAGGCGGCCCGGCTCCTCTCGCGCGTCGGGGTGGATCCATCCCGCGTCGCCTTCTTCCGCTTTCCGACCGATCGCGGGTGGACGCGCGATTTCGGCCCGGTCTTCGTCCGCAGGGAGCGCCCGAAGCGCGAAGTGGCCGTCGCCGGGTTCGGGTTCAATGCGTGGGCCCGGTACCCGAACTGGCGAAAGGACGCGGGAATCGCCGCGCGGGCCGCGAAGGCGCTCGGAGTGAAGTTCCTGCCGGTCCGGTTCCGCGGAAAGCGCGTCGTTCTGGAGGGGGGCGCGATCGAGGTCAACGGGCGGGGAACGCTGATCGCCACCGAGGAGTGCCTGCTCGACTCCGTGACGCAGGTCCGGAATCCGGGGTTGAGCCGGAAGGGGATGGAGGAGGTCCTTCGCGCGTTTCTCGGAGTCACGAACGTGATCTGGCTCGGGAAGGGGATCGCCGGGGACGACACGCACGGCCACGTGGACGATCTGTGCCGCTTCACGGGACCCCGCACCGTGGTGCTGTGCCGGGAGGGGGACCCGAAGGACGAAAATCATCGCGTGCTCGAAGAGAACCGGGAGCGGCTCGAATCTTCCCGGCTGGAGAACGGTTCCCGGCCCGAGGTGGTGGCGCTGCCGATGCCCGCGCCGCTGCGCTTCGACGGGATCCGGGTGCCGGCCAGCTACGCCAACTTCTACGTCTGCAACGCGGCGGTGCTCGTCCCCACCTTCAACGACCCGAACGACCGGATCGCGCTGGGGATCCTCTCCGAGCTGTTCCGGGACCGGCCGGTGGTCGGGATCCACGCCGTGGATCTCGTGTGGGGGTTCGGCACGCTCCACTGCCTGACACAGCAGCAGCCGGCGGCGGCGTCGGAACCGCGGTAG
- a CDS encoding cytochrome-c peroxidase: MSPRALPLLLLCALLAGAILLPSSSFPAEPVSPTALAPLPSPPSPPENPTTPEKVELGKKLFFDRRLSGDGTMNCATCHDPESGFTDALATSLSYPTTRNWRNSPGLVNVAYRKRLFHDGRATSLEEQALFPMMSPFEMNRNLDYLEEVLKTVPAYVEAFQAVFGGEVTRQRVAMAISAFERTLLSRDTPLDRHLRGEPGALSPRQRAGLDLFLGKAGCATCHNGPNLADERFHNLGVPEDPKAKGDPRVLATARFVGKVSGFPEYRTLREDPGRFLVTKDPADWKAFSTPPLREVAATAPYMHNGALGTLQEVIDFYDRGGGDDPKKSPVLRPLGLSREEKESLREFLATGLSGKMPEMRAPAIP; the protein is encoded by the coding sequence GTGAGCCCCCGCGCGCTCCCCCTCCTTCTTCTTTGCGCGCTCCTCGCGGGGGCGATCCTCCTCCCTTCCTCCTCGTTCCCGGCGGAGCCCGTCTCGCCGACCGCCCTCGCGCCGCTTCCGTCGCCGCCTTCCCCCCCGGAGAACCCGACCACGCCGGAGAAGGTCGAACTCGGGAAGAAACTGTTCTTCGACCGGCGCCTCTCGGGGGACGGGACGATGAACTGCGCCACCTGCCACGACCCGGAGAGCGGCTTCACCGACGCGCTCGCGACCTCCCTCTCCTATCCCACCACGCGGAACTGGCGCAACTCCCCGGGGCTCGTGAACGTGGCGTACCGGAAGAGGCTGTTCCACGACGGGCGGGCGACCTCCCTCGAAGAGCAGGCCCTCTTCCCGATGATGAGCCCCTTCGAGATGAACCGGAATCTCGACTACCTCGAGGAGGTGCTGAAAACGGTTCCCGCCTACGTGGAAGCGTTCCAGGCCGTCTTCGGGGGGGAGGTCACCCGGCAGCGCGTGGCGATGGCGATCTCCGCCTTCGAGCGGACCCTCCTCTCCCGCGACACGCCGCTGGACCGTCACCTGCGCGGGGAGCCGGGGGCGCTCTCGCCGCGGCAGCGCGCCGGCCTTGACCTGTTCCTCGGCAAGGCCGGCTGCGCGACGTGCCACAACGGCCCGAACCTGGCCGACGAACGGTTCCACAACCTCGGGGTCCCGGAGGACCCGAAGGCGAAGGGGGATCCGCGGGTGCTCGCGACCGCGCGGTTCGTCGGCAAGGTGTCGGGGTTCCCGGAGTACCGGACGCTTCGCGAGGACCCGGGGAGGTTTCTGGTCACGAAGGACCCGGCGGACTGGAAGGCGTTCTCGACGCCCCCGCTGCGGGAGGTGGCGGCGACCGCCCCCTACATGCACAACGGCGCCCTCGGGACCCTCCAGGAGGTGATCGATTTCTACGACCGCGGCGGGGGCGACGATCCGAAGAAATCGCCCGTGCTGCGACCGCTCGGGCTATCGAGGGAGGAAAAGGAGTCCCTCCGGGAGTTCCTCGCCACCGGGCTTTCGGGAAAGATGCCCGAAATGCGCGCGCCCGCCATCCCCTGA
- a CDS encoding carbon-nitrogen hydrolase: MSAGTKEGPGKFAVALVQMAMGADPRENLEKGVDRVREAARGGARVVCLPELFRTRYFCQTEETAFFDLAEPLPGPTTDVLSAAARDAGVVVIAPVFERRAPGVYHNSAAVIDADGTIAGIYRKMHIPDDPAFYEKFYFTPGDLGFPAFDTRAGSIGTLICWDQWYPEGARLAALAGASILFYPTAIGWHPREKQEHGERQHDAWRTVQRGHAVANGVYLAAVNRVGKEVPGGGGEGIEFWGSSFLCGPQGEILAEASSKREEILFAEVDLARIEEVRRNWPFLRDRRIDAYGGITSRVLDGEPRGKGR, translated from the coding sequence ATGAGCGCGGGGACGAAGGAAGGGCCCGGGAAGTTCGCGGTCGCACTCGTCCAGATGGCGATGGGGGCGGACCCGCGGGAGAACCTCGAAAAGGGCGTGGACCGGGTCCGCGAGGCGGCTCGCGGGGGGGCGCGGGTGGTGTGCCTGCCCGAACTGTTCCGCACCCGGTACTTCTGCCAGACCGAGGAGACGGCCTTCTTCGACCTCGCGGAGCCGCTTCCGGGGCCGACCACGGACGTCCTCTCCGCGGCGGCGCGGGATGCCGGCGTCGTCGTGATCGCACCGGTCTTCGAGCGCCGGGCTCCCGGGGTGTACCACAACAGCGCCGCGGTGATCGACGCCGACGGGACGATCGCCGGAATCTACCGGAAGATGCACATCCCGGACGACCCGGCGTTCTACGAGAAGTTCTACTTCACCCCGGGGGACCTCGGGTTTCCCGCGTTCGACACCCGCGCGGGATCGATCGGCACGCTCATCTGCTGGGACCAGTGGTACCCGGAAGGCGCCCGCCTGGCGGCCCTCGCCGGCGCGAGCATCCTCTTCTACCCGACGGCGATCGGCTGGCACCCCCGCGAAAAGCAGGAGCACGGAGAGCGGCAGCACGACGCCTGGCGCACCGTGCAGCGGGGACACGCCGTCGCGAACGGCGTCTACCTTGCGGCGGTCAACCGGGTCGGGAAGGAGGTCCCGGGGGGCGGCGGCGAAGGGATCGAATTCTGGGGCTCCTCGTTCCTGTGCGGCCCGCAAGGAGAGATCCTGGCCGAGGCGTCCTCGAAACGGGAGGAGATCCTTTTCGCCGAGGTCGACCTTGCCCGCATCGAGGAGGTGCGCCGGAACTGGCCGTTCCTGCGGGACCGGCGGATCGACGCCTACGGCGGGATCACGAGCCGCGTCCTCGACGGCGAGCCGCGGGGGAAGGGGCGTTGA
- the leuC gene encoding 3-isopropylmalate dehydratase large subunit, with the protein MPTLFEKIWARHVVTARGDDVLLYIDRHLVHEVTSPQAFAGLSAAGRSVRRPGAMLAVPDHNVPTTPDRSVRIEDRGSREQIQALRENALGAGIALFDIDDPRQGIVHIIGPESGLVQPGISVVCGDSHTGTLGAFGSIAFGIGTSEVEHVLATQALWQKMPLQMRVVVTGTLRPFVTPKDVILAVIAEIGAAGGTGYALEFSGETVRRMSMEGRMTMCNMTIEAGARFGLIAPDEVTFAYLKGRPLAPPSSLWDAAVADWRTLPSDPDAAWGQEVALDASSLEPHVTWGTSPQDALPVGGVVPDPEKQEDPGERARMRRALEYMALSPGTRMTDIPVDKVFIGSCTNSRIEDLRAAAAVAKGRTVASGVTALVVPGSGLVKRQAEEEGLDRVFLDAGFQWRLPGCSMCLGMNPDKLKPGERCASTSNRNFEGRQGPGGRTHLMSPAMAAAAAVTGRIADVREVAR; encoded by the coding sequence ATGCCGACGCTGTTCGAAAAGATATGGGCCCGTCACGTCGTGACGGCGCGGGGGGACGACGTCCTCCTGTACATCGACCGGCACCTGGTGCACGAGGTGACGAGCCCCCAGGCGTTCGCGGGTCTTTCGGCCGCCGGCCGATCCGTCCGTCGCCCCGGGGCGATGCTGGCCGTGCCCGACCACAACGTGCCCACCACGCCCGACCGCTCGGTGCGGATCGAAGACCGGGGGAGCCGCGAACAGATCCAGGCGTTGCGGGAAAACGCCCTCGGCGCGGGGATCGCCCTGTTCGACATCGACGACCCGCGGCAGGGGATCGTCCACATCATCGGCCCCGAGTCGGGGCTCGTCCAGCCGGGGATCTCGGTCGTCTGCGGCGATTCCCACACGGGGACGCTGGGGGCGTTCGGCTCCATCGCCTTCGGGATCGGCACCTCCGAGGTGGAGCATGTGCTGGCGACACAGGCGCTGTGGCAGAAGATGCCGCTCCAGATGCGGGTCGTCGTGACCGGGACGCTGCGCCCCTTCGTCACCCCGAAGGACGTGATCCTCGCCGTGATCGCGGAGATCGGCGCCGCCGGAGGGACGGGGTACGCCCTCGAGTTCTCGGGAGAGACGGTCCGCCGGATGTCGATGGAAGGCCGGATGACCATGTGCAACATGACGATCGAGGCGGGCGCGCGCTTCGGCCTGATCGCCCCCGACGAGGTCACCTTCGCGTACCTGAAGGGGAGGCCGCTGGCGCCGCCATCTTCCCTGTGGGACGCCGCGGTGGCGGACTGGAGGACGCTTCCGTCCGACCCGGACGCGGCGTGGGGCCAGGAGGTGGCGCTCGACGCGTCGAGCCTCGAGCCGCACGTCACCTGGGGGACGAGCCCGCAGGACGCCCTCCCCGTGGGCGGGGTCGTTCCGGACCCGGAGAAACAGGAAGACCCGGGAGAGCGGGCGCGGATGCGACGGGCGCTGGAGTATATGGCGCTCTCCCCCGGGACGCGGATGACCGACATCCCCGTGGACAAGGTGTTTATCGGCTCCTGCACCAATTCGCGGATCGAAGACCTGCGGGCCGCCGCCGCGGTGGCGAAGGGACGAACGGTGGCGTCCGGGGTGACGGCGCTGGTCGTGCCGGGATCGGGGCTGGTGAAGCGGCAGGCGGAGGAGGAGGGGCTGGACCGGGTCTTCCTCGACGCCGGTTTCCAGTGGCGGCTCCCGGGGTGCTCGATGTGCCTCGGGATGAACCCGGACAAGCTCAAGCCCGGCGAGCGGTGCGCCTCCACGTCGAACCGGAATTTCGAGGGACGGCAGGGACCCGGGGGGCGGACGCACCTGATGAGCCCGGCGATGGCGGCCGCCGCGGCGGTAACCGGCCGCATCGCCGACGTGCGGGAGGTGGCGCGATGA
- a CDS encoding enoyl-CoA hydratase-related protein, whose protein sequence is MSDVVQVERNGGVATIRMNRPERLNAYDAEMGEALLSAVSEASAEPSVRCVVLTGAGKAFSAGGDVESFAAFQEEGPSMFMGLAIGLHALIATLRRAPKPVVAAVNGVAAGAGFSMALACDVAVAASSARFTLGYQNIGLSPDGGMTFFLARAVGAQRAMEMTLFSRILPASRAAAWGLVQEIFPDAEFAAGVDALADRLASGPTLAYARAKELYNRALSQPLEAQLEEERQNISRCAGSRDFREGVRAFLDKRPARFEGR, encoded by the coding sequence ATGAGCGACGTCGTCCAGGTGGAGCGGAACGGGGGGGTCGCGACGATCCGGATGAACCGGCCGGAACGGTTGAACGCCTACGACGCGGAGATGGGGGAGGCGCTCCTGTCGGCGGTTTCGGAAGCGTCGGCGGAACCGTCGGTCCGGTGCGTGGTCCTCACCGGAGCCGGGAAGGCGTTCTCCGCCGGCGGCGACGTGGAGTCGTTCGCGGCGTTTCAGGAGGAGGGGCCGTCGATGTTCATGGGACTGGCCATCGGCCTGCACGCCCTGATCGCGACGCTGCGGCGCGCCCCGAAACCGGTCGTCGCGGCGGTCAACGGTGTGGCCGCCGGGGCCGGCTTCTCGATGGCGCTGGCGTGCGACGTCGCCGTGGCCGCCTCGTCCGCCCGCTTCACCCTCGGGTACCAGAACATCGGGCTCTCCCCCGACGGCGGGATGACGTTCTTCCTCGCGCGCGCGGTGGGGGCACAGCGGGCGATGGAGATGACGCTCTTCTCGAGGATCCTCCCGGCGTCCCGGGCCGCCGCGTGGGGGCTGGTGCAGGAGATCTTCCCGGACGCAGAGTTCGCCGCCGGGGTGGACGCGCTGGCGGACCGGCTCGCCTCCGGCCCGACGCTCGCCTACGCCAGGGCGAAGGAGTTGTACAACCGGGCCCTGTCCCAGCCGCTGGAGGCGCAGCTGGAGGAGGAGCGGCAGAACATCTCCCGGTGCGCGGGGAGCCGGGATTTCCGGGAGGGGGTCCGGGCGTTCCTCGACAAGCGGCCGGCCCGGTTCGAGGGACGATAA
- the epmA gene encoding EF-P lysine aminoacylase EpmA → MRTGDRERETWRRLADGELSWEALRARARVLEGIRAFFRDRGFLEVDPPIAQAYPNIDPNIFPVTIADASGKTARFYLHTSPELAMKKLLAAGSGDIFFLGKVFRDREGSPLHSPEFTMLEWYRVGGDADAVMRDVEELVRALARTDAGGSAAHGTGRAIPVDGPWRRWELDDAFRELLGVGMGEEKALREALDRKGLRPGADESWEDLFHRACLDVVEPALAERGACFLTGYPAALGAMARRRPGRPEVAERFEGFVAGVELVNGYEELTDPAEQEARLIALTDRHRRSTGETLAVDPGFLDALRRGLPPCAGAALGVDRLVMLLLGKDDIAAGMYR, encoded by the coding sequence ATGCGAACGGGGGACAGGGAACGGGAGACGTGGCGGCGGCTCGCGGACGGGGAGCTGTCGTGGGAGGCGCTTCGGGCGCGGGCCCGGGTTCTCGAGGGGATCCGCGCCTTCTTCCGGGACCGGGGATTCCTCGAGGTGGACCCGCCGATCGCGCAGGCGTACCCGAACATCGACCCGAACATCTTCCCGGTGACGATCGCCGACGCCTCCGGCAAGACGGCGCGGTTCTACCTGCACACCTCTCCCGAACTCGCGATGAAGAAGCTGCTCGCCGCCGGGTCGGGCGATATCTTCTTCCTCGGGAAGGTGTTCCGGGATCGGGAAGGGTCGCCCCTCCACTCCCCCGAGTTCACGATGCTCGAATGGTACCGGGTGGGCGGCGACGCGGATGCCGTGATGCGGGACGTCGAGGAGCTGGTCCGGGCGCTGGCTCGAACGGATGCCGGCGGATCGGCCGCCCACGGGACCGGGAGAGCGATCCCGGTCGACGGGCCGTGGCGCCGGTGGGAACTCGACGACGCGTTCCGCGAACTCCTCGGCGTCGGGATGGGGGAGGAGAAGGCGTTGCGCGAAGCGCTCGACCGCAAGGGGTTGCGCCCGGGAGCGGACGAATCGTGGGAGGACCTTTTCCATCGGGCCTGCCTCGACGTCGTGGAGCCGGCGCTCGCCGAACGCGGCGCCTGTTTCCTCACGGGCTACCCCGCGGCCCTCGGCGCGATGGCGCGCCGGCGCCCCGGCCGCCCCGAGGTGGCGGAGCGGTTCGAGGGATTCGTGGCCGGCGTCGAGCTGGTCAACGGGTACGAGGAGCTGACCGACCCCGCGGAGCAGGAGGCCCGCCTGATCGCGTTGACCGACCGCCACCGCCGATCGACCGGGGAGACGCTTGCCGTGGACCCGGGGTTCCTCGACGCGCTGCGCCGCGGCCTTCCCCCCTGCGCGGGCGCCGCGCTGGGGGTCGACCGGCTCGTCATGCTCCTGCTGGGGAAGGACGACATCGCGGCCGGGATGTACCGGTGA
- the fdhD gene encoding formate dehydrogenase accessory sulfurtransferase FdhD — protein sequence MSRLPGDDAKGGDAPPVLRYDGRRLAPVRHLPVREVPVALTVNGVALATLIASPHDLHFLVAGFLRMQGLVRSAGDLLTLSVCEEFGSASARIRGDVPDRITPTFTSGCGAGISFHVPGSCGRPVQFPSAGPSVSPESLFSAMDALARASEAYRGSGGIHSAGAWDGERLLLFAEDIGRHNTIDRIAGEAFLGGVDLAGRILVASGRVSSEMAAKAGSLGISVIASRTSPTDLAVRICGELGITLVGYVRGRRFNVYTHPARIAAAAAERIPGVTGVILAGGRSGRMGSDKALLPYQGGRFIEAIHRRMEELFDEVIVATGETPRYDFLPCRRVTDLYTGMGALGGIHAALRASGTEKVFVVACDMPYLAPDLIRHLCSLTEEADVVVPEGEGGIEPLHAVYRKGVLPAVEDALRSGQCRVVSFFDRVRVRRVPFAEVERIDPDLRAFRNINTPEEYYRFRDGE from the coding sequence ATGAGCCGCCTCCCCGGAGACGACGCGAAAGGCGGGGACGCCCCTCCCGTCCTGCGGTACGACGGGCGGCGGCTGGCTCCCGTCCGGCATCTCCCCGTGCGGGAGGTCCCCGTCGCCCTCACGGTCAACGGCGTCGCCCTCGCCACGCTGATCGCCTCGCCCCACGACCTGCACTTCCTGGTGGCCGGTTTCCTCCGGATGCAGGGGCTCGTCCGGTCCGCCGGCGACCTCCTGACCTTGAGCGTGTGCGAAGAATTCGGCTCGGCCTCGGCCCGGATCCGGGGGGACGTGCCGGATCGCATCACCCCGACCTTCACCTCGGGGTGCGGCGCCGGGATCAGCTTCCACGTCCCCGGATCCTGCGGGCGCCCGGTCCAGTTCCCCTCCGCGGGGCCGTCCGTTTCCCCGGAGTCGCTTTTTTCGGCGATGGACGCGCTCGCGCGCGCGTCCGAGGCGTACCGCGGGAGCGGAGGGATCCACTCCGCCGGGGCCTGGGACGGCGAGCGGCTCCTCCTTTTCGCCGAGGATATCGGGCGGCACAACACGATCGACCGGATCGCGGGGGAGGCGTTCCTGGGGGGTGTCGATCTCGCGGGCCGGATCCTCGTCGCCTCGGGGCGCGTTTCCTCGGAGATGGCGGCGAAGGCGGGCTCTCTCGGGATCTCCGTGATCGCCTCGCGCACCTCCCCCACCGACCTCGCGGTCAGGATCTGCGGGGAACTGGGGATCACCCTCGTCGGGTACGTGCGGGGCCGCAGGTTCAACGTCTACACCCATCCGGCGCGGATCGCCGCCGCGGCCGCGGAGAGGATCCCCGGGGTCACGGGGGTGATCCTCGCGGGGGGACGCTCCGGCCGGATGGGGAGCGACAAGGCGCTCCTGCCGTACCAGGGCGGGCGGTTCATCGAGGCGATCCACCGGCGGATGGAGGAGCTGTTCGACGAGGTGATCGTCGCCACCGGGGAAACGCCCCGGTACGATTTCCTCCCGTGCCGCCGGGTGACGGATCTCTATACCGGGATGGGCGCGCTGGGGGGGATCCACGCGGCGTTGCGGGCGAGCGGCACGGAGAAGGTCTTCGTCGTGGCGTGCGACATGCCGTACCTCGCGCCGGACCTCATCCGGCACCTGTGTTCCCTGACGGAAGAGGCGGACGTCGTGGTTCCCGAGGGGGAGGGGGGGATCGAGCCGCTTCACGCGGTGTACCGGAAGGGCGTCCTCCCCGCCGTGGAAGACGCGCTGCGGAGCGGGCAGTGCCGCGTGGTCTCCTTCTTCGACCGGGTGCGCGTCCGCCGCGTTCCCTTCGCGGAGGTGGAGCGGATCGACCCCGATCTGCGCGCCTTCCGGAACATCAATACCCCGGAGGAGTATTACCGCTTTCGTGACGGGGAGTAA
- the leuD gene encoding 3-isopropylmalate dehydratase small subunit gives MRKKFLSLSTVGVPLDRVNVDTDAIIPARYLKTIKRTGLGEGLFFAWRYDMDGKERLDFPLNRPEYQGGEVLVAGENFGCGSSREHAVWALMDFGFRAVIAPSFSDIFHNNCLKNGMLPVTLPAAEVRSMIDSLLAAPGGKVRVDLKGQTVTGPNGDIHAFGVASFAKTCLLEGLDEIALTLASAGEIDRYERERKKATPWLFLDLPG, from the coding sequence ATGAGGAAGAAGTTCCTTTCCTTGAGCACGGTGGGGGTCCCCCTGGACCGGGTGAACGTCGACACGGACGCCATTATCCCCGCACGGTATCTCAAGACGATCAAGCGCACGGGTTTGGGCGAGGGGCTTTTCTTCGCGTGGCGGTACGACATGGACGGGAAGGAGCGGCTCGACTTTCCGCTGAACCGGCCGGAGTACCAGGGCGGCGAGGTTCTGGTGGCGGGCGAGAATTTCGGCTGCGGCTCCTCGCGCGAGCACGCCGTGTGGGCGTTGATGGACTTCGGTTTCCGCGCGGTGATCGCCCCGTCGTTCAGCGACATCTTCCACAACAACTGCCTGAAAAACGGGATGCTCCCCGTGACGCTCCCCGCGGCGGAGGTGCGGTCGATGATCGACTCCCTTCTGGCCGCGCCGGGCGGCAAGGTCCGGGTGGACCTGAAGGGGCAGACGGTTACGGGCCCGAACGGCGACATCCACGCCTTCGGGGTCGCCTCCTTCGCGAAGACGTGCCTCCTCGAGGGGTTGGACGAGATCGCCCTCACGCTCGCGAGCGCGGGGGAGATCGACCGGTACGAGCGGGAGAGGAAGAAGGCGACGCCGTGGCTGTTCCTGGATCTCCCGGGATGA